The proteins below come from a single Miscanthus floridulus cultivar M001 chromosome 1, ASM1932011v1, whole genome shotgun sequence genomic window:
- the LOC136548418 gene encoding uncharacterized protein has translation MGYLQEARENHVKKKVEEALRSKMKQKALKECDFYCSKYAECARGRTFSVVWQCRKQAKELNECLHQYTNDAVLEEMKKAYMIEQESKEMNQ, from the exons ATGGGGTACCTCCAGGAGGCCCGGGAGAATCACGTCAAGAAGAAGGTCGAGGAAG CTTTGCGGAGCAAAATGAAACAAAAGGCCCTTAAGGAATGTGATTTCTATTGTTCAAAATATGCTGAATGTGCTCGAGGAAGAACATTTTCCGTGGTATGGCAATGCCGCAAACAAGCAAAAGAGTTGAATGAGTGCCTTCATCAATA CACAAATGATGCAGTCCTGGAAGAAATGAAGAAGGCTTATATGATTGAGCAAGAGAGCAAGGAGATGAACCAATAA
- the LOC136548410 gene encoding L-type lectin-domain containing receptor kinase SIT2-like — protein MVSVGSISILLLFVLHKIELVSSASDEQFAYEGFAGANLTLDGAAAVTPSGLLALTNDKHTKGHAFFPDPLRFHRPVSGAALQSFSATFVFAIISEHAQLSDHGLAFVLAPSSNLSDATGAQYLGLLNISNNGKASNHILAVELDTVLSPEFHDIDSNHVGIDVNNLQSMESHTAGYYEDGTGKFLNLTLMSRKAMQLWVDYSGQAMELNVTLAPLDVEKPKDPLLSTAINLSEIVNTTAYIGFSSATGLSIAYHYILGWSFSLNGAAPVLNASNLPVLPRLPHQKRSLSETLVIVLPFATAGFIIALLIVVFMFMRRWLRYAELHEDWEVEFGPHRFSYKDLFHATKGFVSKQLLGTGGFGRVYKGVLLESNLEIAVKRVSHDSKQGMKEFIAEIVSMGKLRHKNLVQLLGYCRRKGELLLVYDYMSNGSLDKHLYDQSRPVLSWNMRFHIIKCIASGLLYLHEDWEQVVVHRDIKASNVLLDSEMNGCLGDFGLAKMYSHGTNPRTTNVVGTMGYLSPELLRTGKASPGTDVFAFGMFLLEVTCGRRPLEHDQVVLLDWVLEHWNKGAILDTVDARLSGQYSAEEVSLVLKLGLLCLQPMPNARPSMRQILQYLDGTLTVPEMAMMNLDYSTLMFLQSEGFDSYAMLDASSRATTSIGPGSDLSGGR, from the coding sequence ATGGTTAGCGTCGGGTCCATCTCCATCCTTCTACTCTTTGTCCTCCACAAAATCGAGCTGGTTTCATCTGCCAGCGACGAGCAGTTCGCCTATGAAGGTTTCGCTGGTGCAAACCTCACCCTTGATGGCGCTGCCGCTGTCACGCCAAGCGGCCTGCTTGCTCTAACCAACGACAAGCACACCAAAGGCCATGCGTTCTTCCCGGATCCTCTCCGCTTCCACAGGCCAGTGAGCGGCGCCGCCCTCCAGTCATTCTCAGCCACTTTCGTGTTTGCCATCATCTCTGAGCACGCCCAGCTGAGTGACCACGGCCTCGCCTTCGTGCTCGCACCCAGCAGCAACCTCTCGGACGCCACTGGAGCACAGTACTTGGGGCTCCTCAACATCAGCAACAATGGCAAGGCCAGCAACCACATCCTCGCTGTCGAGCTTGATACCGTCCTCAGCCCCGAGTTCCATGACATAGACAGCAACCATGTCGGCATTGACGTGAACAATCTCCAGTCCATGGAGTCTCACACTGCCGGTTACTACGAAGACGGCACTGGCAAGTTTCTGAACCTGACGCTGATGAGCCGTAAGGCCATGCAGCTGTGGGTGGACTACAGCGGCCAGGCCATGGAGCTCAATGTCACCTTAGCTCCTCTGGATGTTGAGAAGCCCAAGGACCCTCTGCTGTCAACCGCCATCAACCTTTCAGAGATAGTGAACACTACAGCATACATCGGGTTCTCATCGGCGACAGGTCTCTCCATAGCATACCATTACATACTTGGCTGGAGCTTCAGTTTGAACGGAGCTGCACCTGTCCTCAATGCATCTAACCTACCTGTGCTGCCAAGATTACCTCACCAGAAGCGCTCCCTATCTGAAACTTTGGTGATAGTGCTGCCATTTGCCACGGCTGGTTTCATCATCGCATTGCTCATTGTTGTGTTCATGTTCATGCGAAGATGGTTGAGGTATGCTGAGCTCCATGAAGATTGGGAGGTCGAGTTTGGGCCGCACAGGTTCTCTTACAAGGACCTCTTCCATGCTACAAAAGGGTTTGTGAGCAAACAATTACTTGGGACAGGAGGGTTTGGGAGAGTGTACAAAGGGGTCCTTTTGGAATCTAACTTGGAGATTGCAGTAAAGAGGGTGTCGCATGATTCTAAGCAAGGAATGAAGGAGTTTATCGCAGAAATTGTTAGCATGGGGAAGCTTCGACACAAGAATCTAGTGCAGCTACTTGGATATTGCCGTCGCAAAGGCGAACTTCTATTGGTCTATGACTACATGTCAAATGGTAGCCTAGACAAGCATTTATATGACCAGAGCAGACCTGTTTTAAGTTGGAACATGAGGTTCCACATCATCAAATGCATTGCATCTGGTTTGTTGTACCTCCATGAGGATTGGGAACAGGTTGTTGTTCACCGAGACATCAAGGCAAGCAATGTTCTTCTTGACAGTGAGATGAATGGATGTTTAGGTGACTTTGGCCTTGCAAAGATGTACAGTCATGGCACCAACCCAAGGACCACAAATGTCGTTGGCACCATGGGGTATCTCTCCCCTGAGCTGCTCCGCACAGGGAAAGCATCACCAGGAACCGATGTTTTTGCATTTGGGATGTTTCTATTGGAGGTGACCTGTGGACGAAGACCACTAGAGCATGACCAGGTTGTGCTGCTAGACTGGGTGCTCGAGCACTGGAACAAAGGAGCAATTCTTGACACGGTGGATGCACGGTTGAGTGGTCAGTACAGTGCAGAAGAGGTGAGCCTGGTTCTAAAGCTGGGGCTCCTATGCTTGCAGCCAATGCCTAATGCACGGCCTAGCATGCGGCAAATCTTGCAGTACCTCGACGGTACATTGACAGTCCCAGAAATGGCAATGATGAACCTGGACTATAGCACTCTGATGTTTCTGCAAAGTGAGGGGTTCGACTCATATGCCATGTTGGATGCGTCATCACGTGCGACAACAAGCATCGGTCCTGGATCTGACCTCTCAGGAGGACGATGA
- the LOC136502639 gene encoding L-type lectin-domain containing receptor kinase SIT2-like: MLPTFFLFLVTLDHLVAAVNETVFTFNGFSGANLSLDGMATVTPDGLLMLTNGTTALKGHAFHPTPLRFHGANEQRTVASFSTAFVFGIIGQYPDVSSQGMAFVVSASRNFSTALPGHFLGLVNAADNGNASSHLFAVELDTVLNAEFRDIDDNHVGVDVNSLTSVRAASAGYYDDQTGSFRNLSLISRKAMQVWVEYDGRAMELNVTMAPVEMPKPKKPLLSAVINLSEVVTDPAYVGFSSATGIIFSHHYVLGWSFKMNGEAPALNVSMLPALPRTIGKTRSKVLEVVLPIASVVFVLALATAIVVVAKRRARFAELREDWEAGFGSHRFAYKDLFYATDGFKDKNLLGRGGFGRVYKGVLPKSKAQVAVKRVSHESRQGIKEFVAEIVSLGRLRHRSVVQLLGYCRRRGELLLVYDYMPNGSLDRYLHDQDKPALDWGQRFKIIKDVASGLLYLHEDWEKVVIHRDIKASNVLLDAEMNGRLGDFGLSRMYDHGTDPNTTHVVGTMGYLAPELGHRAKAAPPTDVFAFGVFLLEVTCGRPPVEEDAQGSQAVLVDWVLHHWRNGSIMEAADPRLGDDYAAKEVQLVLKLGLHCSHPLASARPTMRRVVQCLDGDMVFPENEVMPMNFSFSMATLMKDQQLELDAVACELSSASSAGTMSSTLSGGR, from the coding sequence ATGCTGCCTACATTCTTCCTCTTCCTGGTCACGCTTGACCACCTCGTGGCCGCCGTGAACGAGACGGTGTTCACCTTCAACGGCTTCTCCGGCGCGAACCTCTCCCTCGACGGCATGGCCACAGTCACGCCGGACGGCCTGCTCATGCTCACCAACGGCACCACCGCGCTGAAGGGGCACGCCTTCCACCCCACTCCGCTGCGCTTCCACGGCGCGAACGAACAACGCACCGTGGCGTCCTTCTCCACAGCCTTCGTGTTCGGCATCATCGGCCAGTACCCCGACGTGAGCAGCCAAGGCATGGCGTTCGTCGTCTCCGCGAGCAGGAACTTCTCCACGGCGCTGCCGGGCCACTTCCTGGGTCTGGTCAACGCCGCCGACAACGGCAACGCCAGCAGCCACCTCTTCGCCGTCGAGCTCGACACCGTTCTCAACGCGGAGTTTCGGGACATCGACGACAACCACGTCGGGGTCGACGTCAACAGCCTCACCTCCGTGCGAGCGGCCTCCGCGGGCTACTACGACGACCAGACCGGCTCGTTCAGAAACCTGAGCCTGATCAGCCGGAAGGCCATGCAGGTGTGGGTGGAGTACGATGGCCGGGCCATGGAGCTCAACGTGACCATGGCTCCCGTCGAGATGCCCAAGCCAAAGAAACCTCTCCTGTCCGCCGTCATCAATCTCTCGGAGGTGGTCACGGACCCCGCGTACGTTGGCTTCTCCTCGGCAACGGGGATAATCTTCTCGCACCATTACGTGCTGGGCTGGAGCTTCAAGATGAACGGCGAGGCCCCGGCTCTGAACGTGTCGATGCTGCCAGCTCTGCCGCGCACGATCGGCAAGACCCGGTCAAAGGTCCTCGAGGTCGTTCTGCCAATCGCGTCTGTGGTGTTCGTTCTCGCACTGGCCACggcgatcgtcgtcgtcgccaaaCGGCGAGCGAGGTTCGCCGAGCTGCGCGAGGACTGGGAGGCTGGCTTCGGGTCGCATCGCTTTGCGTACAAGGATCTGTTCTACGCGACGGACGGTTTCAAGGACAAGAACTTGCTTGGGAGAGGAGGATTTGGGAGGGTGTACAAGGGCGTCCTCCCGAAATCCAAGGCGCAGGTTGCGGTCAAGCGGGTTTCGCACGAATCCAGACAGGGGATAAAGGAGTTCGTCGCGGAGATCGTGAGCCTTGGACGCCTCCGTCATCGGAGCGTCGTGCAACTGCTCGGCTATTGCCGGCGGAGAGGTGAGCTCCTCTTGGTCTACGACTACATGCCGAACGGCAGCCTCGACAGGTATTTGCACGACCAAGATAAACCCGCCTTGGATTGGGGCCAGAGGTTCAAGATAATCAAAGATGTAGCGTCAGGCCTGCTGTATCTTCACGAAGATTGGGAGAAGGTCGTCATCCACCGGGACATCAAAGCCAGCAACGTGCTCCTCGACGCGGAGATGAACGGCCGGCTGGGTGATTTCGGGCTTTCAAGGATGTACGACCATGGCACGGATCCGAACACCACCCACGTGGTTGGCACGATGGGGTACCTCGCCCCGGAGCTCGGGCACAGAGCCAAGGCGGCACCACCCACTGATGTGTTCGCGTTCGGCGTGTTCCTTCTCGAGGTTACATGCGGGAGGCCTCCCGTCGAGGAGGACGCTCAAGGGAGtcaggccgtgctcgtcgactggGTGCTTCACCATTGGCGCAACGGCTCCATCATGGAAGCAGCTGATCCGAGGCTCGGAGATGACTATGCCGCCAAGGAGGTCCAGCTGGTGCTCAAGCTTGGCCTGCACTGCTCACATCCACTGGCCAGCGCGAGGCCTACCATGCGGCGAGTTGTCCAGTGCCTTGACGGCGACATGGTCTTCCCGGAGAATGAGGTGATGCCCATGAATTTCAGTTTCAGTATGGCGACTCTGATGAAGGACCAACAGCTTGAGCTGGATGCCGTGGCGTGTGAGTTGTCTTCAGCGTCAAGCGCTGGCACTATGTCTAGCACTCTGTCGGGAGGAAGATGA